GCAGGTTTTGATTTAAGTTTGTGATTACATAAAAGGTTGCTAAAATATtagtcatatttataaaaaaaataattgcaatagAAAACCTCATCCACATTGAATATTTAACAACTGGGtcgtggatgtttatttgtattgtatgtatgtttaaataagtaaacctatcgcattaaatataatatgtatattgttgtcttgcctATAACACAgattatgcctagtttggggcaagataataaattcaagctgtaaaggttgttgcatccaatataggacAATGTATGTTTGTACAATTTGTTcattataactttttatgaaatattttatatatcttaaaCGCGTTAAACTTTAAACCCGATTCGTttattgaatgcagcacctttcaaacaaatttgttatgtattttacaGCCAGTGATACTCTATTAAATGAAAAGAGTGGCCTTTGAgatggtaaaatttttgaatcgatattactaaattattaagttttagtcacaaaaaaattgcaatattcaTCTTTGATTTTCACAAAAACTACATATTTGCTCAGTAGTTACaatcatatctatatatatcagtCATTTACAAACCGACTcgaaatattcataataataataatattgacacactttttacacaaattatcttgacccaaattaagaatatatagcctgtgttatgggttgcaagacaacgatatatttaatacaatatacttacctaaacatacataaatacatataaacatacataacaacgattcaaaagcgctaagTTAGTAGTACGTTTCAAAAGTAATTAgttagcctaattgaataaagtttatttgactttgactttgataatttgtgtaaaacggTGCCAAAATtagttatttcaattaaaatttaaaaagacggCTCTTTGTTTcgctaaataaattaaatacaaatatttaaaatcatcttATATTTCATTTATCGCACACGTTATGTAGAAGAAAATTACAAATGAATGAGACAAATTGGATATCATTTAGTTTCTTTAATCAATATGTCATCAATAAACACTCAAAATTATTCGAATGTTATTCCTTACAAATATCGAAAGTTGTGTTGACAAATGACTgcaatttgttttgaaattctTGCCACGAACAGACGCCGTCCTCGCAGATCGATATGACGGGTTCTTCGTTCATATAAAACACCACGTTATAATCTGTGGTGCGCTCATTTCTGCATCTGTAATATTCACAAGATGTTAACATGAAATATGTCGGTGAAAATGGATACATATGAGTAAGAATCActctattttttcaaaaacaaattatatatctaGGAAACAAATTTGAAAGTCGCATAAGACGGTACGAAGTAGGTGTCAATGTCTACTAGCGCACGGCTACTAGATACTAACACCCCACATattagatgtatatagatatttcgccactgTCATTACAGATACCGTGGAACAGTGGTTATCACGTacgctttttgtgcagaaggtcctaggttcgagcctggggtacgtcttgattggtggagcattttattaatcgcactttactggagtacactgaagaagggtcgaaaatacttggtacaaatggtaataaatttccacttattttggctggcgatttcaacatcaacttcgctgataaaaaatcgaaaatattgaatttgaaaatgaataatgatccacaagaatccacaacaaaatatgggaccatCATTGACtcggtattttccagatatttagaagatatcaagtctgaaacttatgtctcttatttcagttaccataaacctatagtttcaatgataaatattcctgaataacctacatgtattgtaagataataaaaatattttgaacaatattaacttcccatttatttaataaaagaacaaaaattgtttgtatatcggtcaccacgctcaaaaagtCTAACTTGaattaaaatcaaagaaaaaaaaaagcaaaggaaaaaaatactgcataaataaaataaataaataattataaatgcaattataatgcaaaaagtaagttgataaaaaatttaattttttatcaacttttttttaataattacggTTATATAGTCCTACCCGTGTGATTTATTAATTGTCACCATTCTATATTACCTGTGTAACACGGCGACGAAATTTGCTGAGAAGGCGGACATAATACTGCTCCTCCATTTCCTATCATGATCTTGCTTCACGCCACTTAAAGGTTTGCTGTCTTTGAACAACCCAATAGCACTATATATTTGTTCTATCGTCGTATCATCCGTTACATAAGCAACAAATCTCTTTCCATTTCCATTCTTCGCTCCCTCGAACGTTTCGTATAAGTTGGCTAGAGGGATGCGTCCAAGAATTTCATTTATCGGCGAACCGTagccatttttaaaataatgttgtaGATCCTCTTCGTATTCGAGAACCTGCAAGTCATCTTTTGTGAAGATTGCACACCAGGGACTCACTCTGGTGTCTATCCCCGACCAAGTGTATCGGCACAGATTGTACAGGGCTGTAACGTTGTCGTTTGTGAGTTCATAATCGATCCCAGTACGTCGATGTATTCGGTCCTTTACCTACAGAAATGTCTACGTTTACAACAtgcaatgtaatgtaatttaatttattaaacatattataacattattataatataagtttaattaattaaattacttttaggTCACTATAGTTCTCATGATCTGATATTAAGCTGTGCTATTTTAATCTCATCGCAGCATAAAATCGTAAGTTAAGTAAACAAcctaaacatttaaaattttataaatgatctttAGTGATACGCGAGGCGTCATGAGGAGCTGTTGACTCACCACAGGCTAGAACATGACTCGTAAGTGCTCTCAATTTTGAGAAACTTAGACAAGAAGTAACACTAAAGGTCATCtcattaataacatttaaatccCAATACTTATCCtcaaaataacttattctattacaatacaatttagACACGTTGTACCTACTGTATTTGTTTCATTGTAACCgtttgaaaaaataaacttctTCTCGTCTCGCCCATCATAAGTGAGAgtataaagttaatatttaaaagctatgtttatatttaatttattctttttataatgTCTTTACGTGTTTACTAATAATATCACATAtcgtaaattgtttttttctctCTCGCGAACATAACCAGCGAGATATATTAGTGGTTGAGTCACCACTAATATACCTATATTAGTGGTGACTCAACCTTTCCAAAGTTTTCAAGACTCCAAAAGAGTCTAATCAAGTTTAACGACAACAGTTAATTACAGGCACTGAGAAATAACTGCTGAACTTGTCTTCCAAGCACAGAAGCGCTTAATTTAGTAGCGTACaatttatctattaataaagGCTAAGCCGCTAAAAGCGCTTCTTAGCATTAAGTACTTACTTTTAcaagtataattatattttgtcttACTCACCACTAAATAATCCGAAGTGTTGATATACTTCTCAACTTCAGAGAGCACGTTGAAATTATTACTGACCTCATTTAAATACTTCTTACAATTTAAATGTGGCTggaaaaaattaaatcttaGAGTTATAAATGATAGAAAGATCTAGAATAAACTGCTGGTTATATACCTTCGCTATGAATCAGTTTGAACTCGCGCTGAGAGTGgattttgaaattattgatgAGAGAATCGTTGATGAAAtgaatttatcattttatagtTCAAATATAAAAGCACTTTACTAGAAGATTCTGGCAAATATTTTGGAGAtgaataatagttttataagttacgATTTCAAGCCAAACCTACATAactgataataatgatattcGTCAAATGTTTGCAAAAGAACAAAGGATATTACATTTTATcccaaaatttataaaagtgCTGGATAGAGGGcactaaaaaaatcataattattgcGGCTGGCAATGTTATATGAATACAAtgtcttatattaattaaaaaatagtagAACATTAACATCAATTCACCATACAGCCAATAAAAGTGTGGATAATAAGAGTATATAGATGCCACTTCATCTAATACACATATTTTCTAATAATCTCCCCTTAATATCTGCCCTTTTCCATTTTCCATTGCCTAAGCCTCACTTGATGGGAGGTCGTGAGGCAACTGCCTAGGACACCCGCCTCCAGAGATCCAAAAGATGATCAAAGcttgaatgttaaaaaatactcttaaGTTACCAGGATAccacaccggcgcctatttctgccgtgaagcagtaatgtgaaagcattattgtatttcggtcagaagggcaccgtagctcaCTAGctattagttaataataataagctaaacattactgggcaaattagacttaacatcttatgtctcatggtgacgaccgcagttgtagtgccgtttagaaTTTTTTAGTCTGTCAAGAATCAACGCCTTGCTGCtcagggcagggcgtatcagttaccatcagctgaatttcctgctcgtctcgttccttattgtcataaaaaaagaattacttATGTTAATTACAATACTCTAAGAACTTACATTTATGTCATCAAAACTAGATTTGGGATCGTCAATAGACAATTTCGCTTTCCCCTGCAGACCTCTAACTAATTCTTTAATACTATTTTCAAATAAAGGACCCTTAGCCGATCTAAATGTAGAAGTGctcttttgtacttcatccaaTAAATCCGGAAATGCTTCCCTAAACCGCTTTCCGAGAAACATCATTTCTTTACGACCCTCATCAGTTAAATCTTCTTTATTCTCAAATACTCTATCATTATATTCCCAATTGCGCAAATTGTCGACGTCTTGGGCACACATACCACTGTGTCCATTCTCATAACTAGATGTAATGTAGTTTTTAATAGAAATTCCACCTTTCATGAGATTGCCTTCTGGCATTACTGGATATCGCTTTCCGTGTCTGTAAATACCCCAAATACTTGCAGGTTCACA
This is a stretch of genomic DNA from Leptidea sinapis chromosome 15, ilLepSina1.1, whole genome shotgun sequence. It encodes these proteins:
- the LOC126968189 gene encoding multiple inositol polyphosphate phosphatase 1-like — encoded protein: MKLLMIILFFRLIHFGRSFYCYWNTGCPYKYLASETPYNSVRGDIRDSIVKLEGCEPASIWGIYRHGKRYPVMPEGNLMKGGISIKNYITSSYENGHSGMCAQDVDNLRNWEYNDRVFENKEDLTDEGRKEMMFLGKRFREAFPDLLDEVQKSTSTFRSAKGPLFENSIKELVRGLQGKAKLSIDDPKSSFDDINPHLNCKKYLNEVSNNFNVLSEVEKYINTSDYLVVSKTKYNYTCKTLYNLCRYTWSGIDTRVSPWCAIFTKDDLQVLEYEEDLQHYFKNGYGSPINEILGRIPLANLYETFEGAKNGNGKRFVAYVTDDTTIEQIYSAIGLFKDSKPLSGVKQDHDRKWRSSIMSAFSANFVAVLHRCRNERTTDYNVVFYMNEEPVISICEDGVCSWQEFQNKLQSFVNTTFDICKE